One region of Haloprofundus salilacus genomic DNA includes:
- a CDS encoding ABC transporter substrate-binding protein yields MRRRKYLGIGAGALVTALAGCSNTSGESDESGKSNDSQTEGSTGTDSETGTAQSESYTVSMAPVGDVTFDSVPQTWLVYESGYADMGVALGQADGLLAVGNKARYYTRYYDELDGVSVDMSSVTQLLGESAQIDKELFYELNVDVHLIDPNWLVSGSGFGLEQSDVDELRTNVAPFIGNTIFRRTDTSWHDYQYYTLYEAFEKVAQVFQQEERYQQFKSLHDDYVSSLQSELPAESERPNALLTFPAGSNLDQPEEFYPYRLSDQGTNKKQFHDLGIGDALDGTGVGGLSTSDRGTIDYETMLEVDPDAILVRGHEDKSADEFANTVLSFMQQHSVASQLTAVQNEMVFRGGPIYQGPIQHLFTLERAAKDFFPDTFEGNLFDRSAVSDVVTE; encoded by the coding sequence ATGCGACGACGAAAGTATCTAGGGATCGGCGCAGGTGCGCTCGTAACGGCGCTCGCGGGCTGTTCGAACACGTCCGGCGAGTCTGACGAGTCGGGCAAGTCGAACGATTCGCAGACGGAGGGGTCGACGGGAACCGACTCGGAAACGGGAACCGCCCAGAGCGAGTCGTACACCGTCTCCATGGCCCCTGTCGGTGACGTGACGTTCGATTCGGTGCCGCAGACGTGGCTCGTCTACGAGTCGGGCTACGCAGATATGGGCGTCGCCCTCGGGCAGGCCGACGGTCTGCTCGCCGTCGGTAATAAAGCGCGGTACTACACGCGGTACTACGACGAACTTGACGGCGTGAGCGTCGACATGTCGTCCGTCACTCAACTGCTTGGCGAGAGCGCCCAGATAGACAAGGAGCTGTTCTACGAATTGAACGTCGACGTGCACCTCATCGACCCGAACTGGCTGGTCAGCGGCTCGGGCTTCGGCTTGGAGCAGTCCGACGTCGACGAACTTCGGACGAACGTCGCGCCCTTTATCGGTAACACCATCTTCCGCCGGACGGACACCTCGTGGCACGATTACCAGTACTACACGCTGTACGAGGCGTTCGAGAAGGTGGCGCAGGTGTTCCAACAAGAGGAGCGCTACCAGCAGTTCAAATCGCTGCACGACGACTACGTCTCGTCGCTGCAGTCGGAGCTTCCGGCGGAGTCCGAGCGGCCGAACGCACTTCTGACGTTTCCGGCGGGCAGCAACCTCGACCAGCCTGAGGAGTTCTACCCGTACCGTCTGAGCGACCAGGGGACGAATAAGAAGCAGTTCCACGACCTCGGCATCGGTGACGCCCTCGATGGCACCGGCGTCGGCGGGCTCTCGACGAGCGACCGCGGCACCATCGACTACGAGACGATGCTCGAAGTCGACCCCGACGCGATACTCGTGCGCGGCCACGAGGACAAATCCGCCGACGAGTTCGCCAACACGGTACTCTCGTTCATGCAGCAACACAGCGTGGCGAGCCAACTGACCGCCGTCCAAAACGAGATGGTGTTCCGCGGCGGCCCCATCTACCAAGGTCCAATCCAGCACCTGTTCACGCTCGAACGCGCCGCGAAGGACTTCTTCCCCGACACCTTCGAGGGCAATCTGTTCGACAGGAGCGCGGTGTCGGACGTCGTCACCGAGTAG
- a CDS encoding DUF7344 domain-containing protein yields the protein MIKNLGSPTEETIASGIRDARAVELFDALSDQCRLRMVDHLAESNGPVALADLAQIVAAMETGTPVEGQSEDSYRTTYLNLYHNHVPKLVHADVVDYDENRKTIELVDSAELSTLLQFVVVERGPNEASKCSP from the coding sequence ATGATCAAGAACCTCGGTTCACCCACCGAGGAGACGATCGCGTCGGGGATTCGCGACGCACGCGCGGTCGAGCTATTTGACGCGCTGAGCGATCAGTGTCGTCTTCGGATGGTCGACCATCTCGCCGAGTCGAACGGTCCCGTCGCCCTCGCCGATCTCGCTCAGATCGTCGCTGCGATGGAGACGGGGACGCCCGTCGAAGGCCAGTCGGAGGACAGCTACCGGACGACGTATCTCAATCTCTATCACAACCACGTCCCAAAACTTGTTCACGCCGATGTCGTCGACTACGACGAGAACCGAAAGACGATCGAACTCGTCGACAGCGCCGAACTCTCGACGCTGCTTCAGTTCGTCGTCGTGGAACGCGGACCGAACGAGGCGTCGAAGTGCTCGCCGTGA
- a CDS encoding FecCD family ABC transporter permease: MASDTRSGEYAGTATQRRFGWVNASLVTLAVGSLVVVVLGALVQVSFGAYSMSIGQAWRAVFDPAVLTNPYMLLQFFFGDGVAEAVAGAFGLSTAAPELSRETLIVWNIRLPRVVVGALVGMNLAISGAIFQAVTRNELASPYILGVSSGAGLVILLTLVFFTGLAVYLPILAALGGTIAFIIVYGIAWKNGTSPVRLVLAGVIVSTIFGSMQTAIFFFANDIGIVQSAIAWTTGSLTGTDWEQVRMALPWTVLSVVLAVAGARQLNVLLLGEKTAQALGMSVERVRFALSGVAILAASAAIAVAGIVGFVGLVVPHIVRNIVGSDYRRLVVGCAFAGPALMVGADVGARLALSPAQIPVGIVTGLVGGPYFLYLMRKKQQLGEI, translated from the coding sequence ATGGCGAGTGACACGCGGAGCGGCGAGTACGCTGGCACGGCGACGCAGAGGCGATTCGGATGGGTGAACGCGTCGCTTGTCACGCTCGCGGTCGGGAGTCTCGTCGTCGTCGTGCTCGGCGCGCTCGTACAGGTGAGTTTCGGCGCGTACTCGATGAGCATCGGGCAGGCGTGGCGGGCGGTGTTCGACCCCGCCGTGTTGACGAACCCCTACATGCTCTTGCAGTTCTTCTTCGGCGACGGCGTCGCCGAGGCGGTCGCTGGCGCGTTCGGCTTGAGTACCGCCGCGCCGGAACTGTCCAGAGAGACGCTCATCGTCTGGAACATCCGACTGCCGCGCGTCGTCGTCGGCGCGCTCGTCGGCATGAATCTCGCCATCTCGGGGGCGATATTTCAGGCCGTGACCCGAAACGAACTCGCTTCCCCGTACATCCTCGGCGTCAGTTCGGGCGCGGGACTAGTGATTCTGCTCACGCTCGTCTTCTTCACGGGACTTGCCGTTTACCTCCCGATTCTCGCCGCGCTCGGGGGTACAATCGCCTTCATCATCGTCTACGGTATCGCCTGGAAGAACGGGACGAGTCCGGTCAGACTAGTCCTCGCGGGCGTCATCGTCTCGACCATCTTCGGGTCGATGCAGACGGCCATCTTCTTCTTCGCCAACGACATCGGCATCGTCCAGAGCGCCATCGCGTGGACGACGGGGTCGTTGACGGGGACCGACTGGGAGCAGGTCCGAATGGCGCTGCCGTGGACGGTGCTGTCGGTGGTGCTGGCCGTCGCCGGGGCACGTCAGTTGAACGTCCTTCTGCTCGGCGAGAAGACCGCACAGGCGCTCGGGATGTCCGTCGAGCGCGTCCGGTTCGCGCTGTCGGGCGTCGCGATTCTCGCCGCGAGCGCGGCCATCGCCGTCGCCGGAATCGTCGGCTTCGTCGGCCTCGTCGTCCCGCACATCGTGCGCAACATCGTCGGCAGCGACTACCGGCGGTTGGTCGTCGGCTGCGCATTCGCCGGTCCCGCGCTGATGGTCGGCGCGGACGTGGGCGCGCGCCTCGCGCTCAGTCCGGCCCAGATTCCGGTCGGTATCGTCACCGGACTCGTCGGCGGGCCGTACTTCCTCTACCTCATGCGCAAGAAACAGCAGTTGGGTGAAATCTGA
- a CDS encoding type II toxin-antitoxin system RatA family toxin: MDEIAVSTVVYLPPEEVYEFLVDFPRYANYSKYLTDVRADGDGSPGTEYALRFEWWKLEYTAHSEVTELHPPTRIEWRLTRKLDAKGRWVVEPLEELPADAPPDADTACRVVFEVEFDADSAHGAIDLPRFVSFDWVIQKIKPLVVKEAERVVERVVADIEGRERSVTITVREGPADL, translated from the coding sequence GTGGACGAGATTGCCGTCTCGACGGTCGTTTACCTCCCGCCCGAGGAGGTGTACGAGTTCCTCGTCGATTTCCCTCGATACGCGAACTACTCCAAGTATCTCACCGACGTGCGCGCCGACGGCGACGGGTCACCAGGAACGGAGTACGCGCTTCGGTTCGAGTGGTGGAAACTGGAGTACACCGCCCACTCGGAGGTGACGGAACTGCACCCGCCGACGCGCATCGAGTGGCGACTCACCCGAAAGCTCGACGCGAAGGGTCGGTGGGTCGTCGAACCGCTCGAGGAACTTCCCGCGGACGCGCCCCCGGACGCCGACACCGCCTGTCGCGTCGTCTTCGAGGTGGAGTTCGACGCCGACAGCGCCCACGGGGCGATCGACCTGCCGAGGTTCGTCTCCTTCGACTGGGTGATTCAGAAGATAAAACCGCTCGTCGTCAAGGAGGCCGAGCGCGTCGTCGAACGCGTCGTCGCCGACATCGAAGGCCGCGAGCGGTCGGTGACGATCACTGTCCGGGAAGGGCCGGCCGACCTGTGA
- a CDS encoding TrkH family potassium uptake protein produces MPRRQTVAGLPADLATIARDIGSLLVMQSVLMTFTTAVALGFREFYPALAFFIAGGVTAAVGLGARRRFADAPVPVMKHGMIIAAGGWLTTAVFGAIPFLLAAYLTPVSVMDTYVAGLDTSGWTAIPVGGASTYSSLAYFRSPLHALFESMSGWTGSGLTMAIHEPSLPRSIQWWRSLIQWVGGVGVIVLTVSILARPGSGSYALYQGETREDRIHPSIISTVRTVWRIFLLYTVLSIVVLFAAIRLSDYGSQLPLWEAAWQALNHAMTGLATGGFSVTDNSIATYDSPLIETVLLPIMTLGAIAFPIHYAVLHDRDLGTLVSDLQTRWLFILFFVGTAALALQNAAVVTDAFEWTTGYFGLTALGLSGAQTTAIRDSVFQFISALTCTGFQSSDIGDWAAGGKLIVSGAMVLGGAAGSTVGGIKIIRGYTIGRGIKWQFSRVFLPASAVVSLKIDGRKLSRGEMEREFSEAAIVSLLWLIVLVASSVVLVNLTGPGFDFADAVFEVASAQGNVGLSTGITGPTMNPLAESMFVLNMWVGRLEIIPVLVFLRSVLYGLEPRGV; encoded by the coding sequence ATGCCTCGGCGGCAGACGGTCGCCGGTCTCCCGGCGGACCTCGCGACCATCGCGCGAGATATCGGTTCACTGCTCGTGATGCAGTCGGTGCTGATGACGTTCACGACAGCTGTCGCGCTCGGGTTCCGGGAGTTCTATCCGGCGCTCGCGTTCTTTATCGCGGGCGGCGTCACGGCCGCCGTCGGTCTCGGCGCGCGCCGCCGGTTCGCGGACGCACCGGTGCCGGTGATGAAACACGGGATGATCATCGCCGCGGGAGGATGGCTCACCACGGCCGTCTTCGGCGCGATTCCGTTTCTGCTCGCCGCGTATCTGACACCTGTTTCGGTAATGGACACGTACGTTGCCGGACTCGACACAAGCGGGTGGACCGCCATTCCCGTCGGCGGGGCGAGTACCTACTCCAGCCTCGCGTACTTTCGGAGCCCGCTCCACGCCCTGTTCGAGAGTATGAGCGGTTGGACCGGCAGCGGACTGACGATGGCGATTCACGAACCGTCGCTGCCGCGATCTATCCAGTGGTGGCGCTCGCTCATCCAGTGGGTCGGCGGCGTGGGCGTCATCGTTCTCACCGTCTCCATCCTCGCCCGGCCGGGCAGCGGGAGCTACGCGCTCTACCAGGGAGAGACCCGCGAGGATCGCATCCACCCAAGCATCATCTCGACGGTGCGGACGGTCTGGCGCATCTTTCTGCTCTACACCGTGCTCTCGATCGTCGTGCTCTTCGCCGCCATCCGTCTGAGCGACTACGGCTCGCAGCTCCCGCTGTGGGAGGCCGCCTGGCAGGCGCTGAACCACGCGATGACCGGCCTCGCGACCGGCGGTTTCAGCGTCACCGACAACTCCATCGCGACGTACGACTCGCCGCTCATCGAGACGGTGCTGCTGCCCATCATGACACTCGGTGCCATCGCGTTCCCCATCCACTACGCGGTGCTACACGACCGCGACTTAGGGACGCTCGTCTCCGACCTTCAGACCCGGTGGCTCTTCATCCTCTTTTTCGTGGGAACGGCGGCGCTGGCGCTCCAGAACGCCGCCGTCGTCACCGACGCCTTCGAGTGGACGACCGGTTACTTCGGGCTGACGGCGCTCGGACTCTCGGGCGCGCAGACTACGGCCATCCGCGACTCGGTGTTCCAGTTCATCTCGGCGCTCACCTGCACTGGCTTCCAATCCTCGGATATCGGTGACTGGGCGGCGGGCGGCAAACTCATCGTCTCCGGCGCGATGGTACTCGGTGGTGCGGCCGGTTCGACCGTCGGCGGTATCAAGATTATCCGCGGGTACACCATCGGTCGTGGCATCAAGTGGCAGTTCTCGCGCGTCTTCCTCCCGGCGAGCGCCGTCGTGAGCCTGAAGATCGACGGCCGAAAACTCAGTCGCGGCGAGATGGAACGCGAGTTTAGCGAGGCAGCTATCGTCAGCCTCCTGTGGCTCATCGTCCTCGTCGCCAGTTCGGTCGTGCTCGTGAACCTCACCGGCCCCGGATTCGACTTCGCCGACGCCGTCTTCGAGGTCGCCTCGGCGCAGGGGAACGTTGGGCTCTCGACGGGTATCACCGGACCGACGATGAATCCGCTCGCTGAATCGATGTTCGTGCTCAACATGTGGGTCGGCCGCCTCGAAATCATCCCGGTGCTCGTCTTCCTGCGCAGCGTGCTGTACGGTCTCGAACCGCGCGGCGTCTGA
- a CDS encoding TrkH family potassium uptake protein, with the protein MLVTAAVGTWLERLDPEPDLRAREGFLMVGVTWLAVAVFGAIPYLVEAHGVPFLAPALRPASTLGNPANALFESMSGFTTTGATVLGDISFEGHTRGVMMWRQLTQWLGGMGIVVLAVAILPELSVGGAQLMDAEAPGPGIEKLTPRIAETARVLWGAYLGFTVLEILLLYGLHLGGLAPSMDFYNAVAHGLTTLPTGGFSPEARSIEAFSAAAQWIIIPFMVVAGTNFALIWRGISGSPVRFIRDSEFRFYVGVMATLTAVLTGFLFTGNGLVAPETVPAGRTYDAAYVTEYVGILVGNVEPSLRQSLFQVVSIVTTTGYASMDFDAWSAPAQYVLLLAMFIGGSAGSTGGAVKIVRWYVILKSVRRELFTTAHPEAIRPVRLGGRALDERAIRGIYAFTLLYLVLFFVATFLLFLDTTRIGFDISVLETMSAVAATLGNVGPGFGAVGPMGSYIDFSNVGKLFMVFLMWIGRLEILPVLVLLTPEYWRR; encoded by the coding sequence ATGCTCGTCACCGCGGCGGTCGGCACGTGGCTGGAGCGACTCGACCCCGAACCGGATCTCCGAGCGCGGGAAGGATTCCTGATGGTCGGAGTGACGTGGCTGGCCGTCGCCGTCTTCGGCGCGATTCCGTACCTCGTCGAAGCCCACGGTGTCCCATTTCTCGCTCCGGCGCTTCGTCCTGCGTCGACGCTCGGCAATCCCGCGAACGCGCTGTTCGAGAGCATGAGCGGCTTCACGACGACCGGGGCGACCGTCCTCGGCGACATCTCCTTCGAGGGTCACACCCGCGGCGTCATGATGTGGCGACAGCTCACCCAGTGGCTCGGCGGGATGGGTATCGTCGTCCTCGCCGTCGCCATCCTCCCGGAGCTGTCGGTTGGCGGCGCGCAGTTGATGGACGCCGAGGCCCCTGGACCGGGTATTGAGAAACTGACCCCCCGAATCGCCGAGACGGCCCGCGTGCTGTGGGGCGCGTACCTTGGCTTCACCGTCCTCGAAATTCTGCTGCTCTACGGGCTTCACCTCGGCGGGTTGGCCCCGTCGATGGATTTCTACAACGCCGTTGCCCACGGGTTGACGACGCTCCCCACGGGCGGGTTCTCGCCGGAGGCGCGGAGCATTGAGGCGTTCTCGGCTGCCGCCCAGTGGATCATCATCCCGTTCATGGTCGTCGCCGGGACGAACTTCGCACTCATCTGGCGGGGTATCAGCGGCAGTCCGGTTCGATTCATCCGCGATTCGGAGTTTCGGTTCTACGTCGGCGTTATGGCTACGTTGACCGCTGTTCTCACCGGTTTCCTCTTCACCGGAAACGGACTCGTCGCCCCCGAGACGGTTCCGGCCGGTCGCACCTACGACGCCGCGTACGTCACCGAGTACGTTGGGATACTCGTCGGCAACGTCGAACCGTCGCTCCGCCAATCGCTGTTCCAGGTCGTCTCCATCGTGACGACGACGGGATACGCGAGCATGGATTTCGACGCGTGGAGCGCGCCCGCGCAGTACGTGCTCCTGTTGGCGATGTTCATCGGGGGCAGCGCGGGGTCGACCGGCGGGGCGGTGAAAATCGTCCGCTGGTACGTCATCCTCAAATCCGTCCGCCGCGAGCTGTTTACGACGGCGCATCCCGAGGCCATTCGCCCCGTTCGACTCGGTGGACGCGCCCTCGACGAGCGTGCGATTCGCGGCATCTACGCCTTCACGCTGCTGTATCTCGTGTTATTCTTCGTCGCGACGTTCCTGCTGTTTCTCGACACCACCCGCATCGGCTTCGACATCTCGGTGTTGGAGACGATGAGTGCCGTAGCGGCGACGCTCGGCAACGTCGGTCCGGGGTTCGGTGCAGTCGGGCCGATGGGCAGCTACATCGACTTCTCGAACGTCGGCAAACTGTTCATGGTGTTTCTGATGTGGATCGGTCGATTGGAGATTCTTCCAGTCCTCGTTCTACTGACGCCGGAGTACTGGCGTCGATAG
- a CDS encoding potassium channel family protein has product MYIVIVGAGNIGGPLIEIATMGGNEVVVVERNERKAEHAATEYDCLVLNDDATIKETLLDAGANHADALISTTDEDATNIMVSLLGKELEVPHIVSVVHNPEHMSIFRRIGVNTMENPQRLIAEYLYRAVKRPTIVDYMRIGEDAEVFEIRVGEDAPINGMAVQEAASAGYLDADMLLVAIERNGEINPITPRGDTEIHAGDLLTVYSGKGATPDVTDVFGHFEDHDGDDA; this is encoded by the coding sequence ATGTACATCGTCATCGTCGGGGCGGGCAACATCGGCGGGCCACTCATCGAGATCGCGACGATGGGCGGTAACGAGGTCGTCGTCGTCGAGCGAAACGAGCGGAAGGCCGAGCACGCCGCCACCGAGTACGACTGCCTCGTGCTCAACGACGACGCGACAATCAAGGAGACGCTCCTGGATGCCGGTGCCAACCACGCGGACGCGCTCATCTCGACGACCGACGAGGACGCGACCAACATCATGGTCAGTCTGCTCGGCAAGGAACTCGAAGTTCCCCACATCGTCTCGGTTGTCCACAATCCCGAGCACATGAGCATCTTCCGACGCATCGGCGTCAACACGATGGAGAACCCCCAGCGCCTCATCGCCGAGTACCTCTACCGGGCGGTCAAGCGCCCGACTATCGTCGACTACATGCGCATCGGCGAAGATGCGGAAGTGTTCGAAATTCGCGTCGGCGAAGACGCTCCTATCAACGGTATGGCGGTTCAGGAGGCGGCGAGCGCCGGCTATCTCGATGCTGATATGCTGCTAGTCGCTATCGAACGCAACGGCGAGATTAACCCCATCACACCGCGCGGGGACACCGAGATACACGCCGGTGACTTGCTCACCGTCTACTCCGGAAAGGGTGCGACACCCGACGTGACCGACGTGTTCGGCCACTTCGAAGACCACGACGGGGACGACGCGTAA
- a CDS encoding HalOD1 output domain-containing protein — MSNDGGVSTDGGDGTEARRPISAACLDEYGTATEAVVTVVSAIEGIDPRELPPLRTFLDADALDRILAPRHQDERPTVRIGFSYLDYDLVVTGDGDVSVFEPSEAERDGTTGENDAPDASRNVDTLSDASSDSDALSDSDVSSDDGE; from the coding sequence ATGAGCAACGACGGTGGCGTCAGTACAGACGGTGGCGACGGTACCGAAGCGAGACGCCCGATTTCCGCGGCCTGTCTCGACGAGTACGGAACGGCGACGGAAGCGGTAGTCACCGTCGTTTCGGCGATAGAGGGGATCGACCCCCGAGAACTCCCGCCGCTTCGGACGTTTCTCGACGCCGATGCGCTCGACAGGATACTCGCGCCGCGTCATCAGGACGAGCGGCCGACGGTTCGCATCGGATTCTCCTACCTCGATTACGATCTCGTCGTCACCGGCGACGGGGACGTCAGCGTCTTCGAACCGAGCGAAGCTGAACGCGACGGAACCACCGGAGAGAACGACGCTCCTGACGCTTCTCGGAACGTCGACACGCTCTCGGACGCGTCGTCTGACTCCGACGCATTGTCTGACTCCGACGTGTCGTCTGATGACGGCGAGTAA
- a CDS encoding ABC transporter ATP-binding protein, translated as MGAVDAAATDDAADAASTTDATELVGEDLAIGYPTTPEPVVECESVVVPAGEVTALVGPNGSGKSTLLRSLSNQLEPERGSILLDGHELQTFGTKELAQKLGLLSQENEAPGSLTVEELVYHGRYPHRGFFETVNEEDEAAVAEAISLAGVDHLRDTQVGNLSGGQKQLAWIAMVLAQDTDVLLLDEPTTYLDLHHQLRVMEVVRTLNRERDVTVAVVLHDIGQAARFADNLVAMRDGELYDWGPPRKVVTEELLRDVFRVEATVDADHPTGPHISPHQAMNE; from the coding sequence ATGGGTGCGGTCGACGCCGCCGCTACCGACGACGCCGCCGACGCGGCTAGCACGACCGATGCGACCGAACTCGTCGGCGAGGACCTCGCCATCGGCTACCCGACGACGCCGGAACCGGTTGTCGAGTGCGAGTCGGTCGTCGTCCCCGCCGGCGAGGTGACCGCGCTCGTCGGCCCGAACGGGTCCGGCAAGAGCACGCTCCTCCGGTCGCTCTCGAACCAACTCGAACCCGAGCGCGGTAGCATCCTCCTGGACGGCCACGAACTCCAGACGTTCGGAACGAAGGAACTTGCACAGAAACTCGGCTTGCTCTCGCAGGAGAACGAAGCGCCTGGCAGCCTCACGGTCGAGGAACTCGTCTACCACGGCCGGTATCCGCACCGGGGCTTCTTCGAGACGGTCAACGAGGAGGACGAGGCCGCCGTCGCCGAGGCTATCTCGCTTGCAGGCGTCGATCACCTCCGCGACACCCAGGTCGGCAACCTCAGCGGCGGGCAGAAGCAGTTGGCGTGGATCGCGATGGTGTTGGCTCAGGACACCGACGTCTTGCTGCTGGACGAACCGACGACGTACCTGGACCTCCACCACCAGTTGCGCGTGATGGAGGTCGTCCGGACGCTCAACCGCGAGCGGGACGTCACCGTCGCCGTCGTCCTCCACGACATCGGGCAGGCGGCGCGCTTCGCGGACAACCTCGTCGCCATGCGCGACGGCGAACTGTACGACTGGGGACCGCCACGGAAAGTCGTCACCGAGGAACTGCTCCGCGACGTGTTCCGCGTCGAAGCCACGGTCGACGCCGACCACCCGACTGGACCACACATCTCGCCGCACCAGGCGATGAACGAGTAA
- the trkA gene encoding Trk system potassium transporter TrkA, producing the protein MRVIIIGAGQVGESIAADLDGNHEVVVVERDADRVEDLTYSLDVLAIRGDGTSLSVLREAGIEEADMFIATTDNDETNIVACATAKAVSDPFTVARVKNTEHLRTWQQSGDAFGIDFMVCTNLLAAEAIVRIIGLPAARDVDPFAEGRVQMAEFEVGADSPVADQTVREADRFDSLTFAAILRNGSIVIPGGESVINAGDRVVVIGSPESVQAFSDALTPADSPGAPEEVVIVGGSEIGYHVARLLEERGLRPRLIEYDHDRARRLAEELPGTIVMESDATKADFLEREHVGDADVVVSALDSDEKNLLVSLLATRLGANRTVAVIDTPAYVELFEAVGVDVGLNPREVVAEEITRFTHEGGAENVALIESDKAEVLEVEIDAESALAGRPIRESIADLPAGVVVGAITRGGEFVTPRGDTVVQQGDHVVVFVDIAVVDDVTPKL; encoded by the coding sequence GTGCGCGTGATCATTATCGGGGCCGGTCAGGTCGGCGAGAGCATCGCCGCCGACCTTGACGGGAACCACGAAGTCGTCGTCGTCGAACGGGACGCCGACCGGGTCGAGGACCTGACGTACTCGCTGGACGTGCTCGCCATCCGGGGCGACGGTACGTCGCTCTCAGTGCTCCGGGAGGCCGGCATCGAGGAAGCGGACATGTTCATCGCGACGACCGACAACGACGAGACGAACATCGTCGCCTGCGCGACGGCGAAAGCCGTCAGCGACCCGTTCACGGTCGCTCGCGTGAAGAACACCGAACACCTCCGCACTTGGCAGCAGTCCGGCGACGCGTTCGGCATCGACTTCATGGTCTGTACGAACCTGCTGGCCGCCGAAGCCATCGTCCGAATCATCGGTCTCCCCGCCGCCCGCGACGTCGACCCGTTCGCGGAGGGTCGCGTCCAGATGGCCGAGTTCGAGGTGGGCGCCGACAGTCCGGTCGCCGACCAGACGGTCCGCGAGGCCGATCGCTTCGACTCGCTCACCTTCGCGGCCATCCTCCGAAACGGCTCCATCGTCATCCCGGGCGGCGAGTCGGTCATCAACGCCGGCGACCGCGTCGTCGTCATCGGTAGCCCCGAGAGCGTGCAGGCGTTTTCCGACGCGCTCACCCCCGCGGACTCGCCGGGTGCGCCCGAAGAAGTCGTCATCGTCGGCGGGAGCGAAATCGGCTATCACGTCGCCCGTTTGCTCGAAGAACGGGGGCTTCGCCCCCGACTCATTGAGTACGACCACGACCGGGCGCGCCGCCTCGCCGAGGAACTCCCCGGGACGATAGTGATGGAGAGCGACGCGACGAAAGCCGACTTCCTTGAGCGCGAACACGTCGGCGACGCCGACGTCGTCGTCTCCGCGCTCGACTCCGACGAGAAGAACCTCCTCGTCTCACTTCTGGCGACCCGTCTCGGCGCGAACCGGACGGTCGCGGTCATCGACACTCCCGCCTACGTCGAACTGTTTGAGGCAGTCGGCGTCGACGTTGGACTGAACCCCCGCGAAGTCGTCGCCGAGGAGATAACGCGCTTCACCCACGAGGGCGGCGCGGAGAACGTCGCGCTCATCGAGAGCGACAAGGCCGAGGTGCTGGAGGTCGAAATAGACGCCGAGAGCGCTCTCGCAGGACGGCCTATCAGGGAGTCGATAGCGGATCTCCCGGCCGGCGTCGTCGTCGGCGCTATCACCCGCGGCGGCGAATTCGTCACCCCGCGCGGCGATACCGTCGTCCAACAGGGCGACCACGTCGTCGTCTTCGTCGACATCGCAGTCGTCGACGACGTGACGCCGAAACTCTGA